AATCCTGACACCTAGAGGTTTTTGCTTGGGCggtgccgcgccgcgccgcgccgtgcCGTGCCGCGCCGGCCAAGATTTAGTTcaaggaaaggaaggagagagagagagatgcatgATTCGCGCGTGCGTCCCGAGCTCGAATACGCCCCAAACTCCTGCAGCTAGCTACTAGTAGCACTCCATCggtatcctctctctctctctctctctctctctctctctctctcgccccgCTTGGTGCACTGCGTAGCTAGCTGCGAAAAGATTTGGCCATTGATTTGTCCCAGCTATACTAGATTGTGCTATTGCTTTTTCCAGTTCGGAATATGCAAATTTTTTATTGCTGATTGGAGCATAATTCATGCCCGACATATATAGCGCAGGTGAGGGGATCGATCAAGCAGTTAGTCCAAGAAACGAGCTTGTTCCAGCAGGTAGCGACGAGATCAAGAAGCTGGCGGCGAGCAAGTGGTGGGAGCGCGGCGTCGAGGGCGCCATGGCCGGGATGGGCCCCACCGGCGGCTGAGCTGGGGTTGCGTCCCACTACTTGGATCTCCgcacgcagcagcagcaccagccGTCGCCGCTCTCCCCCACCTCCCAAGTCAAGATGGAGCGCTCCGTGCCGTCGACGGACAGGGACGAGAACCCGGCCACCAACGCGGATCACGGCGGGAGCGGTGTGGGTGGCGGGGATCGACCCTCTCCATCGGCCATGGTGCCGGCAGAGGGCTGCGGGGGATCCGATGGCCCGATGAGGAAGCAGCGCGGGAGGCCGGCGGGGTCCAAGAACAAGCCCAAGCCGCCCATCATCGTGACGCAGGACAGCCCCAACTCGCTCCACTCCCACGTCCTTGaggtcgccgccggcgccgacgtCGTCGACTGCGTCTCCGAGTACGCGCGGCGCCGCGGGCGCGGCGTCTGCGTGCTCAGCGGCGTCGGCGCTGTCTCCGACGTCGCGCTCCGCCAGCCCGGCGCCGAGCCCCCGGGCAGCTTCGTCGCCACCCTACGCGGACAGTTCGAGATCCTGTCACTTACGGGCACCGTgctgccgccgcccgcgcccccCGGGGCCAGCAGCCTTACCGTGTACCTCGCTGGAGGGCAGGGGCAGGTGGTCGGTGGGAGGGTTGTCGGCCAGCTCGTCGCCGCGGGGCCCATGGTCCTCATGGCCGCTTCGTTCGCCAACGCCGTCTACGAGCGGCTGCCTCTGGAgggcgaggaagaggaggtggcGACTGCCACTGCCACAGCCACCGCAGCCGCGGAATCGCAAGGCGCAGTGCAACCGCAGCAACCGAAGGCGTCGCAGTCGTCCGCGGTGACCGGAGGCGATGCCGGTGGCGTCGGCATTGGCCAGTGCATGTCACTGTACGATCTTGCTAGAGGGAATGTGGGAGGCTACCAGTTGCCCGGAGACATCTTCGGCAGCTGGACCGGCGGTATGAGGCCGCCATTTTGATTCACATCAAGCTCTTGACAATGGCAGCATCAGGGTAAGTCTCAGAAGGTTCCATGGAGAACCTGTGATTGATCACTCTGATCATACATTTTGGTTGATGGCTACACTTTTGATAAGAGCATGAAGGCAATGTGCTGAGAATGCAATGCATGCTGTGCTTACTGTTGAACTGGGAAATCCCAAATGGTCTATACCTATCATGTAAGAATCTCATGCATTACAAAGTGGAGTATCAACATTGGTAatgaattttaatatttttggcTGGAAGGGATCAATTAGTCCAAGAAAATCCAAGAAGAAAGGTCAGTAGGCCCAGAGTTCACTGTTTAGTGCCCATCTGTAATCTTTTGCTTTAGAATGATGTTTGTCAAGTTGTTACGGTCTTTTTGCCTTTTGcttctatttttctttacaAGGATGCTTGTTATGCTATTCTAATACTCTTTCTATAGTTTCTACTACTGcttaaaccctaatcttttagTGTTTTAGAAAACCTTGTCACGCTGCACTTAAATGTGTGATCTTTGCCGAAAACACAAAAAACTAATCTGTTACATTGAACCCGATAAAATTGTGTATGTGTCCTGCATCAAAGATCTTTTACAACATTTGCTGCATGGCACTAGAATACTAGATGTGTTCTGCAACAAATATACATAATTTTGTAGTGTCCAACAGCAAAGGTcgatcttttttctttcagtaAAAGTCACACAATTTAGGTTCTATGGCAAAATTTAGCTATATTTTATAACAAACTGAAACCTTTTCTTCTTCGCTTCAATGATACCCACTGGCCTTCAGCTGTCATCCAGTCCATCTCGGTGACCGGTGTCACGTTCATAATGGCAATTGCCTGCCTGATTTTGCTTTTGTCCTTGTCGTTTCAAGTCTGGAGCTGAAGATATGACCAGGCCAACATGTCGAACCCTAGTTCATTCCCGATGATTCGTCTGAGATTTCTTTTGGCCTTCAGCTAGTACATGTTAGCAACGTCCTAtgtggaggagagagagcgaAGCTAGGGCGCTTGTTCCGTCGATTATCGATCGATACACAGAAAACGAGAGCGCTATCGACGGTGTTGTAGCCGATGCGATCTACTACGACACGTTTTGTGGGCCTCTTCTTCTCCGACTCGATCCGATGCGCACCAGCTCCCTCCCGTTACGAAAATTCTCCATCACGTGTGAAAGAAATAGTCCTTGCTCTGTTCGACAATTTCCTCCACCTGATGCTCGCCGTCGTCCTGGCCCGCCATGGCCGCGGCAGCAAGAAAACAGTGGACCCTGATCAGGCAAAGAAGATACAGGAGCAGAAAATTTGAGATGCTGTATGACTGAGTCCGTACTGCTTGCTTCGCGACTCCGGTCCGCATCAGCGGCAGCCACAGCGGAGGCAGGGCCCCAGCCTTGGACTACTTGccagccgccgtcgccggcagAGGGGACAACCAGGCCCTCCCGCTCACTGGTCTATTTTTGTTGTTCAAATCCACTCGCTGCATTTTCCCTTCAAGAATCGATAACTCTTTTGCAGAACTAAAAGAGTATGTGGGTAAGCTATCCGGCTCTTGATTTTGCTATGAGTTTAAATAAAGCTAATTTCTAAATTCTAAATGTGCATGTGTTTGTCGTGTGGCATGCACGTTCGATTGGACATACGCTACGTATCTCACCGTCCTCACACGTTCGTTGAAGTTTCAACACGGTTCATGTTTACACGGTAGGAACATTGACGTCCCTCTCCTCGGCTAGGTCTACGAGTGAATTTGTGCAGTTTCAaccattaaaaaaacaaatctttAGTAACTCCACTTTTCCTTGATCCGGAAGCCTCGATGGTGTCGCTCTTCCTCCTACCCTCCACCCTCCCTCTGTTTGATCTAAGAAAGATGTGCACCAAATCTCCCTATCTCCCTCCCTCTGTCATCAACTGCTCGACCAATTTTGGTAGAAGAACCACCTATCTCTCTGCCTCTCTTAGTTCTAGGCACTAGATGAGCCCGCTCTTCATACCCAACCACATGGAGCTGTATATCTGGCTATACTGGGGTGTGGTGTGCCTATGCGGCTTCGCTGACTTGCATGCTGAGGGTGGCACTGTCTCTCCACCTCGGCTAGGTGTGGAGTCCTCCTCACACCAGCTCGGGCCTTAGAGCATCTCTAAAAAGCTCTTTAAAATTCACTACCTATATAAAAGTTTTATATAGGAAGTCTTTCTAATAATATTCTCTTCATAAATCTCCTTCATCTCTAATAGACTCCTAATACTCCATTCTCTATATATCCTATATTGTGTCACCAACGGATGAACCTCACCTGTCATCTCTCTTTCCTTCTCCATGTGCATCCCCGCTAGGCTCTAGCAGCCTCCAGTGCATGCTGCACACCCGTGTCCATGCCTACCTTCGGCTTTGGCTTCCGCTGGACCATGCCCTTGCCCGGCACCGGTCCCTGACGAGCAGCCTCCCATCATGTCGCTCTGGTGGCTTTTTGAAAAGGGCATGATCCTAACCCAAATCTCCACATAAAAAGCTCCATCAtgtgtagcaaaaatgatcctattaagctatgattataattttgataattaataacaacatagtcaatgagactaacatgtttgtcaagaatatatattagtaggtctcatggatacaatacatgaagaagccactgcagccggaataaagtttggtcgaattgaagaagttttagaaagatttgcctcaccagatggtccgatgctgtAGATGTTGAGCTCACCGAAGCATATTTGAAAAAGGaagagagaggcctgaagacctcaccggaaggtccagtgattagCAGGTGTACTCACTCGAGCAATTCTTTTAGAGAAGGGTGacgtgctgaagaatgaaggctaagcctcaccggatagtccgatgatcaaaGCACACGCTAGAGTGTTTATGTTCAGAAGGtagaatggaacaacctattggatagtccgatgatcagaggaagatacacactggagtattttcaccagagaaggttacagccgtggaagatcgaagattaacacatcggatagtccagtgatgaagtgatgtacaCCGAATGCTTACATCGGAtcaatttacacagagatgaTGCAGTTGGCTCAGATGCTAAGTATATATTTACCGGATAGTCCattgatggagataaagtataaACTAGAGTGTCTggtattcacagaggcttgagtggggttccaacggctagtttatgagaatatactcaccggatgatccagtagTAGTacactgttctcaccggatcatcaagtgttaacaacttttctaagtcgCCGGGTTAACACCTAGTGCatggatttgaggctataaatacttctccactcagtcatttgaatgtgtgacATGCAATAGGAGTCCTGAGAAGtttatgtacacctgagaagatattcaagccaccaaagtgcttaaaatgatcatcctagGCGATTAAgtacaccattagagagtgattgcTAATGCCcaaaaattatttgaattttagttattttattagatgggaGGAGAGTAGTAGGAAAAGATGACGTGAAAATCAATTGGTGTTTTATATAATATTGATGTATACTACTTGTGACCCAACAAAACAAATCAGTCCAAATTCCCATCGACTAGCGGTCAAAGTTACATAATCGTGTATAAGAGCCTTTGGTCGGTCCAAAAGAAGCAGGTTTACTACTTTGGTTCCTTCACATCAAGTTAGCAGCAGTTTAAATTAGCAATCCTCTCATATGTAGAGAAGTCGATGAGATCACTCCTTCTCGTGTACTCCTGCCTTTTTCATTTGACTGTGATCGGATTCAGTGATGGACACAATAAAGTTAGTGACTCAATGTAAGCCGTAAGTGCCCTAATAAGTGACTCAACGACTTGGTGATCGACGTTCGCCGTTTGGATATACTTTAAAAGtttattgaaaataatttttttaatatttatcgAATATTATCCttacaatttatatataaattattttttaatgtttcaATTTTAAAGTgtcctattttttatttttttagctacTAAAATCTCAGATGTAGCCCTGCGTTCAGTTGTAGGCTCTTGCTTGCTTTATTCTTGTTATCAAACCAAAAAGGATTCTTCCTATTCTATCCGTAGCAATGCCGATTTCTTTCTCCATACATATAGTCAGGATAATTACTCAATTactacttttaaaaaataataattactaCTAAAAATAACATACCGAACATCCTAAATCTATATGTATGAGATAGAATAGTAAATGTGATACCATCAAAAGTCATAGGTGAAAAAAAGCGAATGGCCCCACGTACTAACAAGAATGATGTCCAGTGTAGATCACAACGATTTCTATATGCACTGGGGCTAGCTATTGACAACCTTGTAGATAAACACTATATTATAATCTATTGATGACATAGATATTGCGTATAGCTGGTAGTTGAGTTACTGTTGGAAACGCGCCTGTGCCGAATTTGTAACCTTCACGAGTCCTTTCTGTGGAAAGTACTAGTTTCGGCGGTCGACAAGACCCGCAAAAGCCTTATGTTCCTAGGTCCTACCTTTTCTTTGTCTGTAGATGCTCggccaggttcaggccccctcTTAGAAACCCAACGGCTCCTTTTGTTTTTATCCCAAATCTCAATGCAGTTCTTACCGCCACCAGAGGTAAATCTGAACAGTTGATAGATAAATATCAGGGGCAACATTCTACTGCAGCAGAACAGGTCAAAACAAATGAGGACTGATCGTAGGATTTTCGTAGTATGGTTGGAGGATTTGAATCTTCAGATTTTTTCAACGAGGGCTGTTTGGAGCATATGAGCGGACAGTTCCCGTgaaatctattacatatattaaagaaCCAAGATGTGAAATAATTATATAGGTCTAGTAACTGCAGCTATTGTTTAGATAGGTtccatatatgtatgtatatatgtatatatgtacacttatatttatatgtaagtatacatatatgtatatctatGTGTATGTAAACATAATTGTTTTTTGAAATTCTAGAAATAGTgaaagtaataatagttatattgataaatcgactggaataatctaaaatacataaaaaaaaatctaaaactcaaaaaaatatgaaacatatttagttaggtttgtattactgctgtctacatgttaaaattatgtgcatgtatgaaaGTACCACTGTTTTtcttataattaaatgaatatgttaaatattgataaattcataaataaatattgagatgcctaAAATTagtaaacctaatttttttagtcttctttgtcATTTTCGATCCAACAAAAAATGGACGTGGTATAAGCACACCATTCCACCTAGTTCTTTTATATGCCTCCAATCGCATAGACATTTTCATATGAGCTCAAGCCTCGTGTTTCCATTGCAACCTTTTTCTATCTCTTTTCACTCTCTCCCCACTTTTCTCCAAAATTCATGTGTTGGCTTTCTCCAAACAATCCAAATACATAATCTCTAACATTCATGTGTTTTGaattatctattttttgaaTTCCGGATAATACGACTGGATTCTGACCGaaaattacatattttttgAATTCCGGAAATTATGGAGGTGATCTAGAGGCAATCCTGGATCGGCACCTCGGAGCTCCATTGGCAAGACCGTTCGCCGCAGATTCCCTGGAATTGCCCCTTGCGTTTGTAGGCTACCATCAAAGATGACTCAATCAGACTGTTCCCTGCACGACTATTGATCGTTCTGTTACACCGAATGGGGTGAATGCATGTCGTCACCATTGGCCGACCCTGCAAAGGATTCTGGAGCGCTACGAACTCCATCGGCTTCGGAGTTAATCTAGGCGACTCGCCTTGCTGGATTCTCTGATGAAGACATACTACGCGTGGAGGAGGGCATCGTCGACGGCATTGTTTCTAAGCTGACCTTGAGAATTGTTGAGGATGTGGCCCTAAACCTTGGCGTCCACGAATCTTCGACCCCCTTGTCGTGTCATGTACATCCTTCCTTCTCAAGGCCATGGGAAGGGGCATCGGCATGGGAAGAGCTGGGGATGGTTGACATCTTTTACTTCATTCGTCATGTGCCTCTTCACGCATGGCTACAAATCTACGAAAGCATCGGATTGGCTGTCAACTTGGCCACCAGTCAGCTTTATTGAATGACATCCACCTTGCCCACCAGCCGGTGCCCCGACAACCCCCAAGCCCTGACCTCCACCAGCTGTAGAATTAGAGCCAGTGCCAATGCTAGTCATCGTCACCTGTGCATAGgagggaaaaagaaaggaggaaggaagagaggtcggTTGGTTTTGTTGAGGATCTAAGCCTATCACTGTCGAGCAGCAATATAAAGTTGATCGAGCACATAAGGAAGCATTCCGCCTCCAAAAAGTACCAACTAAACATAAATAAAACTGTAACGTAAATGTAACATCTAAAAGCTCAAGAGTCtagtgctaggctttctcttgcttaattgttATATGCCGTTCAATGCCTAGTATGATAGTGTGTTCTTCAATTTCATTTCCTTATTTTTATTTGGgttgttatcaatcaccaaaaaggggaagattgcaGCATCTAGGCCCTTAaataagtggtaagtattttggtgattaataacaaccgtatcattgtgactaatgcttatgttttgaagggaatcaaaattatttagttcacaatgattgaatgggttttcttggtccctcatgaaATTCtattggacgatcaaaggacatttgtgtcaagattaaggatcttctagttctaagtgtcacaggatgatgaaggacacttagagtagacatatatctcttttttgtcttttgaaagtactataaagggggctaagtgttgtaacTTGACCTAGTTAAGTTtagacatagttggatgcacacttgaaaaaatctagcactaggtagctcaaaaaAGCTCAtaggtgagaagttgagaagttagaactcaaagtcgattgaattggatgagtttcagaaagtttgttctcaccggattatccgatgtgaGAAGGATTAAACTCATCGGACTATTTTTTCCTCTCTGTGAAGATTTTAAATGACCTCACCGAATTGTCTGGTGATGGGAGAAATtttgcactggagcatttaacagaagagtcatttttcaaagaaatttgaagttacatgcaccggactatctgatgatATGAAGGACGcatacaccagactatttaacagaaggattgtttttctggagaaaatcaTAGTTGAACTGACCAGATTGTCCAGTGACTTAAAGgagttatcaccggactatttaacagagacttggtattttcggaggaaatgggttataactcaccggactatccggtgatgctatgtggaagaacaccagagcattttgcaacggctactgacaACTGTCAGATCAGCGTGTGAAAAAAGTAAACTCCCCGGATTTTCCGGTGTTAATAGAGACTTGTGCACCGGACCATCAGCTattcacagaaaaagtgagtggttggataacggctagatttggatcactagcctatatataccccctcacttagTTTtattcgtctctcttgcaatccAAAAGCATTCATACATagtgtgtatcatctagaggcaagggagagaACTTaaggtgatttgcaagttcttaattgaagattaagaactccattagtgcttcaagagtagtgagtgtgcatctaggtgtggtttaggcttgatagggatcaagtgaaccagttagcttgttactcttggtagttggcaacacctagctattcatggagattggaggtattctcggtgagctcttggaagtcttgtgggagccccgggaagctcatttacttggtttgatgcccgccaatccggagatggaaaagtggcaatcactagtgagcacttgagtcttggtaactcaagggggagcgacatccttgtgtggatgctcgaacaaggattagtggagagtgccaactcttcgatacctcgggaaaaacttGGTGTcccctttccctactcttgttacattccatatttttcttatagaaTTTCCTACATGCAAGTTTTAATTctgcactttacttatgttctatatgcttgcatatttgtgcttatcattctagcttgctaggtcaTCTAGTTACTTGTATTcaatctaggctaaggttgttctttgttctagaattcaGTAGTtagtttagttttttattagtgccctattcacccccctctagagccattagatcctttcagtTGCTGTACAGAAACCACAGCTTGGTGTGTTCCAGGTGGCGCAGTAGGTAGGCACACCAGTGGCGGTGCAAGACACTGATAATCTTGCGCAGGTGGTCATGGATGGCCAGTTTGTTGGCTCAAGTTCGT
The sequence above is drawn from the Phragmites australis chromosome 10, lpPhrAust1.1, whole genome shotgun sequence genome and encodes:
- the LOC133930521 gene encoding AT-hook motif nuclear-localized protein 25-like — protein: MERSVPSTDRDENPATNADHGGSGVGGGDRPSPSAMVPAEGCGGSDGPMRKQRGRPAGSKNKPKPPIIVTQDSPNSLHSHVLEVAAGADVVDCVSEYARRRGRGVCVLSGVGAVSDVALRQPGAEPPGSFVATLRGQFEILSLTGTVLPPPAPPGASSLTVYLAGGQGQVVGGRVVGQLVAAGPMVLMAASFANAVYERLPLEGEEEEVATATATATAAAESQGAVQPQQPKASQSSAVTGGDAGGVGIGQCMSLYDLARGNVGGYQLPGDIFGSWTGGMRPPF